A single window of Micromonas commoda chromosome 6, complete sequence DNA harbors:
- a CDS encoding predicted protein, producing the protein MEDSLAELAELAQSAGLEVVATLTQRMKHPHSGTYVGKGKLRELRRLRDPTVDTVIFDTELTPRQNRNIEQYLDGKVRVCDRTMLILDIFSQRARTAEGQLQVEMAQLEYQLPRLSRMWTHLDRTAGGGGAGGQVKGMGEKQIEIDKRLLRDRIQFLKKKLDKVKTHRMLYRDRRKETPVPVVSLVGYTNAGKSSLLNALTAADVYAEDQLFATLDPTTRRFPLPNGKDVLVTDTVGFIQNLPTELVAAFRATLEEIVDSTMLVHVVDISSPLAGAQVAAVDTVLKELGASDIPRVTVWNKSDASIASGKDPEALAEEARSRGAVVTSATTGFGIDSLVHALQDTLVRVALVRVEIDVPYDVGGVIGEVRKAGVVESETYWQGGTRVVAHVPSATARRLAHLAVTDSSPRLEDLEAAAEEGEPQWSREDEEAFLAMMLEEEEEEASA; encoded by the exons ATGGAGGATTCGCTCGCGGAACTCGCGGAGTTGGCGCAGAGCGCGGggctcgaggtcgtcgcgacgctgacgCAGCGCATGAAACACCCGCACTCGGGCACGTACGTGGGCAAGGGGAAGCTGCGAGAGCTCAGGCGGCT cCGAGACCCGACTGTGGACACCGTCATCTTCGACACCGAGCTCACGCCGAGGCAGAACCGAAACATCGAGCAGTACCTGGACGGTAAGGTTCGGGTGTGCGATCGCACGATGCTCATCCTGGACATATTCAGCcagcgcgcgaggaccgcggagGGGCAGCTGCAGGTTGAGATGGCGCAGCTGGAGTATCAGCTCCCGCGACTGTCGCGGATGTGGACGCACCTGGACCGcacggcgggcggcggcggcgcgggagggcaGGTCAAGGGCATGGGCGAGAAGCAGATCGAGATCGACAAGCGCCTCCTGCGCGACCGCATCCAGTTTCTGAAGAAGAAGCTGGACAAGGTTAAGACCCACCGGATGCTCTACCGAGACCGGAGGAAAGAAACGCCGGTGCCGGTTGTCTCTCTCGTGGGATACACCAACGCGGGGAAGAGCTCGTTGCTCAACGcgctgaccgccgcggacgtctaCGCGGAGGACCAGCTCTTCGCCACCCTGGACCCGACCACGCGCAGGTTCCCGCTGCCCAACGGAAAGGACGTCCTGGTCACGGACACCGTGGGCTTCATCCAAAACTTACCcaccgagctcgtcgccgcgttccgaGCCACCCTGGAAGAGATCGTCGACTCCACGATGCTCGTGCACGTCGTGGACATAtcctcgcccctcgcgggcgcgcaggtggcggcggtggatacCGTCCTTAAagagctcggcgcgagcgacatTCCCCGGGTCACGGTGTGGAACAagtcggacgcgtcgatcgcgtccggCAAAGATCCGGAGGCgttggcggaggaggcgaggtcgcgcggggcggtggtcacgtccgcgacgacggggttcGGCATCGATTCGCTGGTGCACGCGCTGCAGGACACGCTGGTGCGAGTGGCGCTGGTTCGCGTCGAGATCGACGTGCCgtacgacgtcggcggcgtcatcgggGAGGTGCGCAAGGCGGGGGTGGTGGAGAGCGAGACGTATTGGCAGGGGGGAACGAgggtcgtcgcgcacgtcccgtcggcgacggctcgaaGGCTGGCGCACCTGGCGGTGACGGATTCGTCCCCGCGTCTGGAAGATctcgaagcggcggcggaggagggggagCCGCAGTGGTCgcgggaggacgaggaggcttTCCTCGCCATgatgctcgaggaggaggaggaggaggcgtccGCTTGA
- a CDS encoding predicted protein has translation MEEGEGKRPRVASTPSLHPDRLTIVLTTSPIKTHPSTRLIEEVFESIAVLAGLGDSRKIIVADGVKVREHDKFRSGICTPEAMSNYRHYLSRLEALTKTEGSPLRGAELLVLDERHGFAHALRRGLMRVATPFVLVAQHDRSFVRPVEVSHVLDVMETANEHTVCTDSGRVNYVGFPTTTTLSHKTYVASKYGLAVEPVTRDVPDPKVDGSKPGRSGTDDHLRTNDERPSTLKLLPLVQFYDSMHVASTRWYLSRVFGRSRYVNLPRGGFIEDTLGQHMLRTIREECVGPRASDADAVARAHAAFGTFVYQDDSMETKCGHIDGHDVLTAKGSCRKYGFGYSHTSEERWREIEGGAGHAHWGEGTYETVTGYRDDPGSVALGADVNV, from the coding sequence atggaggagggAGAGGGGAAGCGGCCTAGGGTCGCGTCGACTCCTTCGCTCCACCCCGATCGCCTCACGATCGTCCTGACCACATCGCCGATCAAGACGCACCCGTCCACGCGGCTCATCGAGGAGGTCTTCGAGTCcatcgcggtgctcgcggggCTCGGAGACAGCAGGAagatcatcgtcgccgacggcgtgaagGTCAGGGAGCACGACAAGTTCCGCTCCGGAATCTGCACTCCCGAGGCCATGAGCAACTACAGGCACTACCTCTCGCGGCTGGAAGCCCTCACCAAGACGGAGGGCAGCCCGCTGCGCGGGGCGGAGCTGCTTGTACTGGACGAGCGCCACGGCTTCGCGCACGCcctgcggcgggggctcaTGCGAGTCGCCACCCCGTTCGTGCTCGTGGCGCAGCACGACCGGTCCTTCGTCAGGCCCGTGGAGGTGTCGCACGTGCTCGACGTCATGGAGACGGCGAACGAACACACCGTCTGCACCGACTCGGGGCGGGTCAACTACGTCGGgttcccgacgacgacgacgctgtCGCACAAAACGTACGTCGCGAGCAAGTACGGGCTGGCGGTGgagccggtgacgcgcgacgtcccggaTCCGAAGGTTGACGGTTCGAAGCCGGGACGTTCCGGGACCGATGATCACCTCAGGACGAACGACGAGCGCCCGAGCACGCTCAAGCTGCTCCCCTTGGTCCAGTTCTACGACAGCATgcacgtcgcgtccacgcggtGGTACCTGTCCCGGGTGTTCGGCCGGTCGCGGTACGTGAACCTACCGAGGGGGGGGTTCATAGAGGATACCCTGGGTCAGCACATGCTGAGAACGATCCGGGAGGAGTGCGTGGGACCGagggcgtcggacgcggacgccgtcgcgcgcgcgcacgccgccttCGGCACGTTCGTGTACCAGGACGACTCAATGGAGACCAAGTGCGGCCACATCGACGGACACGACGTGTTGACCGCGAAAGGGTCGTGTCGCAAGTACGGTTTCGGATACTCGCACACGTCCGAGGAGCGCTGGCGAGAGAtcgaggggggcgcgggtCACGCGCACTGGGGCGAGGGGACGTACGAGACCGTGACGGGGTACAGGGACGATCCGGGGTCCGTCGCtttgggcgcggacgtcaacgTTTAG
- a CDS encoding predicted protein, with amino-acid sequence MGGFTRILHSGKPDDLMDEIPTVVVDPLPKGIKDHGYVVLHRPYAFKQWLDTYAADIEEEYVLMTEPDHLYLRGMPLFATPNRAAAFPFFYIDPKKPEFTPIVQKYNEVKAPIDAFAPIGNSPVMISVESLSRVVPKWHDLAVAMKQDPVADKAFGWVIEMWAYSIASAQVGVTYELHPEMMLQPPWDDSFRVKGKEAYIIHYTYGQDFAKSGEATPGKIGEWHFDKRDFTGFPPKEKIPMPPRDAHEVIQKMMTIINEGITELPHWP; translated from the coding sequence atggGCGGGTTCACGCGGATCCTCCACTCGGGTAAGCCGGACGACCTCATGGACGAGATAcccaccgtcgtcgtggacCCGTTACCGAAAGGGATCAAGGACCACGGGTACGTCGTGCTGCACAGGCCGTACGCGTTCAAGCAGTGGCTGGATACCTACGCCGCGGACATAGAGGAGGAGTACGTCTTGATGACGGAGCCCGATCACCTGTACCTGCGCGGGATGCCGCTCTTTGCGACGCCGaatcgggcggcggcgtttccGTTCTTCTACATCGACCCGAAGAAACCCGAGTTTACGCCGATCGTGCAAAAGTACAACGAGGTCAAGGCGccgatcgacgcgttcgcgcccaTCGGTAACTCGCCGGTGATGATAAGCGTCGAGTCGCTCTCGCGAGTGGTACCCAAGTGGCACGACTTGGCGGTGGCGATGAAGCAGGACCCGGTGGCGGATAAGGCTTTCGGGTGGGTGATTGAGATGTGGGCGTACTCCATAGCGTCCGCGCAGGTTGGGGTGACGTACGAGTTGCACCCGGAGATGATGTTGCAGCCGCCGTGGGACGATAGCTTCCGGGTGAAGGGCAAGGAGGCGTACATCATACACTACACGTACGGGCAGGATTTCGCAAAGTCgggggaggcgacgccggggaagATCGGGGAGTGGCACTTCGACAAGCGGGACTTCACGGGGTTCCCGCCCAAGGAGAAGATCCCGATGCCCCCGCGGGACGCGCACGAGGTGATCCAGAAGATGATGACGATAATCAACGAGGGCATCACCGAGTTGCCGCACTGGCCGTGA
- a CDS encoding predicted protein yields MVSKDALVKDVGALIERLQSLAQVVKDRSDACKQDLAASSPERTTSAADSEGALPSSTEKKLRMVSRALNGRLKDTMDALTQLKRIADDALVLSPEDDASADRLRALGAELALARENASDAGLLSEKIPDVPGRAGPDAADVHDADGKRTRARTGEDPDPIDPDLERVLVANAVDVKSIRDVVARLRDNERDVDARAALAREVRSLTSPRAKESNESTPAGIEPAAASDGSSSPTRGSSYSEDNFAYGSTPFATFWRVVQECPALRGAMSRMAKVQQENYGIFMNQRGFQVWGSSSGWLVFYAALGCKVSGVGYELLRCHVDFANGVVMSMLNALSKPPVFIHGDVLEQADCDVMQFPPVVWLTSQCWDQSLKSAVAEKLTAQCEAGALVVDYGEGVGLGDRGGAWERVGTTTAPVSWNPAQTFHVYRRV; encoded by the coding sequence ATGGTCTCGAAGGATGCCCTCGTGaaggacgtcggcgccctcatCGAGCGGCTGCAATCGCTCGCGCAGGTCGTGAAGGACCGATCGGACGCCTGCAAGCAGGACCtggcggcatcgtcgccggagaggaCGACATCTGCCGCCGACTCCGAGGGCGCcctcccgtcgtcgacggagaaGAAGCTCCGCATGGTCTCTCGCGCGCTCAACGGCCGGCTGAAGGACACCATGGACGCCCTCACACAGCTCAAGCGCATCGCAGACGACGCCCTGGTGCTCtcccccgaggacgacgcctcgGCCGATCGGCTCCgagcgctcggcgccgagctggcgctcgcgagggaaaacgcgagcgacgcggggctCCTCAGCGAAAAGATCCCGGACGtgccggggcgcgcgggtccggacgcggcggacgttcacgacgcggacgggaagcgaacccgcgcccgcaCGGGAGAGGACCCGGACCCCATCGACCCGGACTTGGAGCGCGTgctcgtcgccaacgccgtcgACGTTAAATCCATcagggacgtcgtcgcccgactTCGCGACAACGAacgggacgtggacgcgcgcgcggcgctcgcgcgcgaggttcgatcgctgacgtcgccgcgggcgaaaGAATCGAACGAATCGACACCGgcgggaatcgaacccgcggcggcgtcggacggGAGTTCGAGCCCAACCCGCGGTTCTTCGTACTCGGAGGATAATTTCGCGTACGGCTCCACGCCGTTTGCGACGTTCTGGAGAGTCGTCCAGGAGTGCccggcgcttcgcggcgcgatgtCGCGCATGGCCAAGGTTCAGCAGGAGAACTACGGCATCTTCATGAACCAGAGGGGGTTCCAGGTGTGGGGGAGCAGCTCGGGCTGGCTGGTGTTCTACGCGGCGCTGGGGTGTAAGGTGTCCGGGGTCGGATACGAGCTCCTCCGCTGCCACGTGGATTTCGCAAACGGAGTGGTGATGTCCATGCTGAACGCGCTGTCCAAGCCCCCGGTGTTCATCCACGGGGACGTGCTCGAGCAGGCGGACTGCGACGTCATGCAGTTCCCGCCCGTCGTGTGGCTCACGTCGCAGTGTTGGGACCAATCGCTTAAGAGTGCGGTTGCCGAAAAGTTGACTGCGCAGTGCGAGGCGGGAGCGCTCGTGGTGGATtacggcgagggcgtgggGCTGGGCGATCGCGGTGGGGCGTGGGAGAGGgttgggacgacgacggcgccggtgtcgTGGAACCCCGCGCAGACCTTCCACGTCTACCGCCGCGTATGA
- a CDS encoding predicted protein — MSTALAHSRAYIAPASPGLSARATSRRRVRARVAFTPMAKGQKGVRKVVQSGAGALSFNPGSVLSKMMNVTKNKINWKILDDAADKLDGELASQPILGLVRAEVTIRGIDALEREGRGYKEYILLRSLGLKAWFTHATSRAGVHDPLTRCAVGKRLADPDGEFNIYRRVLAHAPAAAAGDWTKFADGLAGDAKAAAAALTDDERKTAKNRYDTSVDATAFAAIDDGVKAAAAVCARAQRGDDAVATAVPLPWVDPGACPVVDAKSPAGDSPAGDSPGGDSPGGDSPDGDGEDSVESMFGKKAKKRNKARSAGTGSVAKSVGGAPPSLDAMLSQLAKKQQEPTFPEVDAWITKSGQATASEAVATALALCLEAPADSVVVAPSALFASAVSFDTGSLGSGRRIVSPNAAASGKTEWGDRAMFVTFEPAAGGGGGDGGMLAKGVAAAAGAGCGVCVVVVALGSGEAAVDAVRTRAKI; from the coding sequence ATGTcgaccgccctcgcgcactcTCGTGCGTACATCGCGCCAGCATCGCCCGGgctcagcgcgcgcgcgacgtcgcgccgtcgcgtccgcgcgagaGTCGCGTTCACCCCGATGGCCAAGGGGCAAAAGGGTGTCCGCAAGGTTGTGCAatcgggcgccggcgcgctctcgTTCAACCCGGGCAGCGTCCTCTCCAAGATGATGAACGTCACGAAGAACAAGATCAACTGGAAGATCCTCGATGATGCCGCGGATAAGCTCGACGGAGAGCTCGCGTCCCAGCCCATCCTCGgcctcgtgcgcgccgaggtcaCCATCAGGggcatcgacgccctcgagcgcgaaggCCGCGGATACAAGGAGTACATCCTGCTGAGGTCCCTCGGGCTCAAGGCCTGGTTCACGCACgccacgtcgcgcgcgggcgtccacGACCCGCTCACGCGATGCGCGGTGGGCAAACGCCTCGCCGATCCGGACGGCGAGTTTAACATCTACCGCAGggtcctcgcgcacgcgcccgcggcggcggcgggggactGGACAAAGTTCGCAGACGGCCTCGCGGGGGACGCTAAAGCGGCTGCGGCAgcgctcaccgacgacgagcgcaaGACGGCCAAGAACAGGTACGACACGTCggtcgacgcgaccgcgttcgccgcgatcgacgacggcgtcaaggcggccgcggctgtgtgcgcgcgggcgcaaaggggcgacgacgcggtggcgacggcggtgccgTTACCGTGGGTCGACCCCGGCGCGtgccccgtcgtcgacgctaAGTCGCCggccggtgactcaccggccggtgactcaccgggcggtgactcaccgggcggtgactcaccggatggcgacggggaggactCCGTCGAGTCGATGTTCGGcaagaaggccaagaagaGGAACAAGGCGAGGTCGGCCGGGACCGGATCGGTTGCCAaatccgtcggcggcgcgcccccctcGCTGGACGCGATGTTATCCCAGCTCGCGAAGAAGCAGCAGGAGCCGACGTTCCCGGAGGTTGACGCCTGGATCACGAAGAGCGGGCAGGCGACCGCGTCCGAGGctgtcgcgacggcgctggcgctgtgcctggaggcgcccgcggactCCGTCGTGGTGGCTCCCTCGGCGCTCTTCGCATCCGCGGTTTCCTTCGACACCGGTTCGCTTGGCTCGGGCCGACGGATCGTCTccccgaacgcggcggcgagcgggaaGACGGAGtggggcgaccgcgcgatgTTCGTGACGTtcgagccggcggcgggcgggggcgggggtgaCGGGGGGATGTTGGCGAagggggtcgcggcggctgcgggcgcggggtgcggggtgtgcgtcgtcgtcgtcgcgttgggttccggcgaggcggcggttgACGCGGTGAGGACACGGGCGAAGATCTGA
- a CDS encoding predicted protein: MQLRSGKRKIDAYQPTFDPNLDIATVVFSHVQCVGTRLRLAQVSKLWRDASKLAAGYPRRFDFSDAEAKHLKMEDLRKYSFLIDNDVALSLPREQVFELLESFREKLGVPLWSPQEYLLHFAAFIGSVRMLKWARENDMLWPPTSIDYAWPAAYRGHLPALQWLHENGCPMDERACLYAAENKQWHCLRYLVDNKCPGWERFSVPKTYAHRLR; encoded by the coding sequence ATGCAGCTCCGAAGCGGTAAGCGCAAGATCGACGCGTACCAGCCCACGTTCGATCCCAACTTGGATATCGCGACCGTGGTCTTCTCGCACGTGCAGTGCGTCGGGACCCGCCTCAGGCTCGCCCAGGTGAGTAAGTTGTGGAGGGACGCCTCGAAGCTTGCGGCTGGGTACCCTCGCAGGTTCGACTTTAGCGACGCGGAAGCTAAGCACCTCAAGATGGAGGATTTGCGGAAGTACTCTTTCTTGATAGACAACGACGTGGCACTGTCTCTGCCCCGTGAACAGGTCTTCGAGCTTCTGGAGTCTTTCAGGGAGAAGTTGGGCGTTCCCCTTTGGTCTCCACAGGAGTACCTGTTGCACTTTGCTGCCTTCATCGGGAGTGTAAGGATGCTAAAATGGGCGCGGGAGAACGACATGCTTTGGCCTCCGACGAGTATTGATTACGCATGGCCCGCTGCTTATCGTGGACACCTGCCCGCTCTCCAGTGGTTGCACGAGAATGGGTGCCCGATGGACGAGCGAGCGTGCCTTTACGCCGCAGAAAACAAACAATGGCACTGCCTGCGGTACCTGGTGGACAACAAGTGCCCCGGGTGGGAACGCTTCAGCGTTCCCAAAACATACGCTCACCGCCTGAGATGA
- a CDS encoding predicted protein: protein DFGWTHKAKWIDHMVVAGAKDAPPVTDVNDDLARETHFYEQALGSANEAIRRLKELGVPVKRPHDYYAEMVKSDEHMKRVRAELIFEQTAQETREERRKAREQKRYGKQVQAEKLKERTLKKKESIKNLDKWRKQRKQNNYAEEGAKAPEGFEDGFRSKDSPKGRKRSTQETRQKREFKNEKFGFGGRK from the coding sequence GACTTTGGATGGACGCACAAGGCCAAGTGGATCGACCACatggtcgtcgccggcgccaaggaCGCCCCGCCCGTGACGGACGTcaacgacgacctcgcgagggagacgcACTTTTACGAGCAAGCGCTCGGGTCGGCGAACGAAGCCATCCGCAGGCTGAAGGAACTCGGCGTGCCCGTGAAACGCCCGCACGATTACTACGCGGAGATGGTCAAGTCCGACGAGCACATGAAgcgggtgcgcgcggagCTCATATTCGAGCAGACGGCGcaggagacgcgcgaggagagGCGCAAGGCGCGGGAGCAGAAGAGATACGGGAAGCAGGTGCAGGCggagaagctcaaggagcGCACgctcaagaagaaggagTCCATCAAGAACCTGGACAAGTGGAGGAAGCAACGAAAGCAGAACAACTACGCGGAGGAGGGTGCAAAGGCGCCGGAGGGCTTCGAGGATGGGTTCAGGAGCAAGGATTCGCCCAAGGGAAGGAAGCGGTCCACGCAGGAGACTCGGCAGAAGCGGGAGTTCAAAAACGAAAAGTTTGGGTTTGGCGGCCGCAAG
- a CDS encoding predicted protein has product MFLGRRRSNGHAAGAGSEDDDFDGGPDSVFSALSTMQADHIKSAVAEVRQSGGKVIKNTNSALSNWDQVSYGLENRIAANGAFPLMLLAFVTSFVLGLFGVLWYRLSSDTAELVFGQDSVADGVFMAVQLITSASFNDIPDENGLRLLYFVQIFFGLVVFAILVGFITDAVSQFMNSLASGRTKVAAHGHTLILGWNEATLRAVVQCSFLRRQYQMLNEGKFFGVLFYFPALVPAFRRLGLLERPSTSLAVSDIVIMDNSISKEEMHIRLAQVLAERGILPWRTKLGRNIICRVGNPTNVNDLIRVGAHRAAAILVMMTEHDTKEEDESGGRIFNGATLRTTLALRQCLFTNPYDEKKGVTVFPGLRIVLQMLHPSEYVDAACFVHPDGKDVVIPMDLSLFLNALMFKCAAQPGLSSILMSILDFEGSAIRRRKASNLRSGPNNAYGACVGQTFGMLRREFSRAIFIGIIRPSMPKEFIKRRGFGLCPDPHIVIEPDDLLIFIGPKSNPVHSHEMLDTFNGYIKEAERIRAANPEIEKGHMTSWETSSKIKSNVLVCGWREIWNDHPERLHARINEVVRMRLAGSTITFVNGVAQELFKHHMLEHGLIHEETIKEGGNTVSIFGYARGHKHEGVRLRHITGDAASASILSPVIMKNTIHTAIVLGTQTTVRLGAHHRDTRILNILLLLRKLWSIKREGVPMHIVGENNEDMTARLALAPKRIGKIRTEPDFVNSQAVSARALVQTLAYPLIQPAISDLFQESKNSAEIVTVAAQEYVPLDTPLLYGVVRAMVLQTRGERSICIGILWRAGHSELLVPHDQNVTLMKGDRLVLLRRMLSSDIQNRVEAATTFARMWKDRAMRRAAQKWAIPNGDSESES; this is encoded by the coding sequence aTGTTCTTAGGCCGCCGACGTTCGAACGGTcacgccgcgggtgccggctccgaggacgatgacTTCGACGGAGGCCCCGACTCCGTCTTCTCCGCGCTCTCCACGATGCAGGCGGATCACATCAAATCCGCCGTGGCCGAAGTTCGACAGTCGGGCGGCAAGGTTATTAAGAACACCAACTCCGCGCTGAGCAATTGGGATCAGGTGTCCTACGGCCTCGAGAatcgcatcgccgcgaacggcgcaTTCCCCCTGATGCTCCTGGCGTTCGTCACGTCCTTCGTGCTCGGGCTCTTCGGCGTGCTCTGGTACCGGCTCAGCTCGGACACCGCCGAGCTGGTGTTCGGACAGGACTCCGTGGCGGACGGGGTTTTCATGGCGGTGCAGCTCatcacctccgcgtcgttcaaCGACATCCCCGACGAGAACGGCCTGAGGCTGCTGTACTTCGTCCAGATCTTTTTCGGCTTGGTGGTGttcgccatcctcgtcggtttcatcaccgacgccgtGTCGCAGTTCATGaactcgctcgcgtcggggcggacCAAGGTGGCGGCGCACGGGCACACCCTGATCCTGGGCTGGAACGAGGCGACGCTGCGCGCGGTGGTGCAGTGCTCGTTCCTGCGGAGGCAGTACCAGATGCTCAACGAGGGGAAGTTCTTCGGAGTCCTCTTCTAtttccccgcgctcgtgccgGCGTTCAGGCGGCTCGGGCTGCTGGAAcggccgtcgacgtcgctcgcggtgagcgACATCGTCATCATGGACAACAGCATCAGCAAGGAGGAGATGCACATCAGGCTGGCGCAGgtgctcgcggagcgcggcaTCCTGCCCTGGCGCACCAAGCTCGGCCGTAACATCATCTGCCGCGTGGGTAACCCCACCAACGTCAACGACctcatccgcgtcggcgcgcatcgagccgccgcgataCTCGTCATGATGACCGAGCACGAcaccaaggaggaggacgagagcggcgggcgTATCTTCAACGGCGCTACGCTCaggacgacgctcgcgcttcGACAGTGCCTCTTCACGAACCCTTACGACGAGAAGAAGGGCGTGACGGTTTTCCCCGGTCTTCGAATCGTGCTGCAGATGCTCCACCCGAGCGagtacgtcgacgcggcgtgtTTCGTCCACCCCGACGGCAAAGACGTGGTGATACCGATGGATTTATCGCTGTTCCTCAACGCGCTCATGTTCAAGTGCGCGGCGCAGCCGGGGTTGAGCTCCATCCTCATGAGCATCCTCGACTTTGAGGGGAGCGCGATTCGGAGGAGGAAAGCCTCGAACCTGCGGTCGGGGCCGAACAACGCGTACGGCGCCTGCGTCGGTCAAACCTTCGGCATGCTCCGGCGCGAGTTCTCCAGGGCCATCTTCATCGGGATCATCCGACCGTCGATGCCCAAGGAGTTCATCAAGCGACGCGGCTTTGGCCTCTGCCCCGACCCTCACATCGTCATCGAGCCCGATGACTTGCTAATCTTCATCGGACCAAAGTCCAACCCCGTGCACTCGCACGAGATGCTCGACACCTTCAACGGGTACATCAAGGAAGCCGaacgcatccgcgccgccaacCCGGAGATCGAGAAGGGGCACATGACGTCGTGGGAAACGTCGTCCAAGATCAAGTCCAACGTCCTCGTGTGCGGCTGGAGGGAGATCTGGAACGACCATCCCGAGCGCTTACACGCGAGGATAAATGAGGTCGTGCGCATGAGGCTGGCGGGATCCACGATCACGTTCGtcaacggcgtcgcgcaggagCTCTTCAAGCACCACATGCTGGAGCACGGCCTGATTCACGAGGAGACGATCAAGGAGGGTGGAAACACCGTATCCATCTTTGGCTACGCGCGGGGGCACAAGCACGAGGGCGTGAGGCTGAGGCACAtcacgggcgacgccgcgtccgcgtcgatcctTTCGCCGGTGATCATGAAGAACACGATCCACACCGCGATCGTCCTCGGGACTCAGACGACCGTGCGGCTGGGTGCGCACCACAGGGACACCCGCATCCTCAACATCCTGCTCCTCCTTCGTAAGCTCTGGTCTATCAAACGAGAGGGCGTGCCCATGCACATCGTCGGTGAGAACAACGAGGACATGACCGCCCggctggcgctcgcgcccaagCGCATCGGCAAGATTCGCACCGAACCCGATTTCGTTAACAGCCAGGCTgtcagcgcgagggcgctggtGCAGACACTCGCGTACCCCCTGATCCAACCGGCGATCTCCGATCTCTTCCAAGAGTCCAAAAACTCCGCGGAGATTGTCACCGTGGCCGCGCAAGAGTACGTGCCGCTGGACACCCCGCTCCTCTACGGCGTGGTCCGCGCGATGGTGCTGCAAACGCGGGGCGAGAGGAGCATCTGCATCGGGATTTTgtggcgcgcggggcacTCGGAGCTGCTCGTGCCGCACGACCAAAACGTGACGCTGATGAAGGGCGACAGGCTGGTGCTGCTCCGGCGGATGCTGAGCTCGGACATCCAGAACAGGGtagaggcggcgacgacgttcgcgcgaATGTGGAAGGATCGCGCGATGCGCAGGGCGGCCCAGAAGTGGGCGATTCCAAACGGGGAttcggagtcggagtcgtGA